A region of the Paracoccaceae bacterium genome:
ATGACGATGGCCACGTCGGTGTCGGGGAAATCCTCGTTGATCTCGTCCATCTCCAGCACGATGTCATAGGGAACCTTCGCCTCGGCCAGAAGCACGTTCATGTGGCCGGGAAGGCGTCCGGCGACGGGGTGGATGGCAAAGCGCACCGTCTTGCCCCTGGCGCGCAGCTTGCGGGTCAGTTCGCTGACCGATTGCTGCGCCTGCGCCACCGCCATGCCATAGCCCGGAATGATGATGATCGAATCCGCATCGTTCAGCGCCGCCGCCACGCCCTCGGTGTCGATGGCGATCTGTTCGCCGGTGATCTGCTGCGCCGGGCCCGTGGTGGTGCCGAAACCGCCGAGGATCACGCTGATGAACGACCGGTTCATCGCCTTGCACATGATGTAGGACAGGATCGCGCCGGAGGACCCCACCAGGGCACCGACGACGATCAGCAGATCGTTGCCCAGGCTGAAGCCGATCGCGGCGGCCGCCCAGCCGGAATAGCTGTTCAGCATCGACACGACCACCGGCATGTCTGCCCCGCCGATGCCCATGATCAGGTGATAGCCGATGAAGAACGCGAGAAGCGTCATCAGCACCAGCGTCCAGCTGCCCGCGTCGTTGAAATACATCACGCCCAGCAGCACCGATCCCGCCGCGGCCGCCGCGTTCAGCAGGTGGCCGCCCGGCAGTTTCCTTGCGGTCGTGTCCACCTTGCCCGCCAGCTTGCCGAAGGCGATGACCGAGCCGGTGAAGGTGACGGCGCCGATGAACACCCCGAGGAACACCTCGACCCGCAGGATGGCGATTTCCACGCCGTCCTTCTTTGCGAGGACGGCGGCAAATCCGTCGAGGGCCTGGCGCGCCGTCGCGTCAAGCGCCAGCACGCGGGCGAGTTCGATATCGGCGTTGAAGCCCACGAATACCGCCGCAAGTCCCACAAGGCTGTGCATCGCGGCCACGAGTTGCGGCATCTCGGTCATCTGCACGCGCTGCGCCACGACCCAGCCGATCGCGCCGCCCATGCCGATCATCACGACCGAAGCGAACCAGTTGCCCGCACCCGGACCGATCAGGGTGGCCAGGACGGCCAGCGCCATGCCGGTGATGCCGTACCAGACCGCGCGCTTGGCGCTTTCCTGCCCGGAAAGGCCCCCGAGGCTGAGGATGAAAAGCACGGCCGCAACCACATAGGCGGCGGTGGTGAATCCGTAATCCATCGTCGCCGACTCCCTACGATTTCTGGAACATGGCGAGCATGCGCCGGGTGACCAGGAAGCCACCGAAGATGTTGATCCCCGCCATGAACACCGCCAGTGCGGCGAGCAGGATCACAAGATAGGACCCCGAGCCGATCTGCATCAGCGCGCCGAGGATGATGATCGAGGAAATCGCGTTGGTGATGGCCATCAGGGGCGTGTGCAGACTGTGGCTGACATTCCAGATCACCTGGAAGCCGACGAATACCGCCAGCACGAAGACGATGAAGTGCTGCATGAAGCTTGCGGGCGCCACCAGGCCGGCAAGCAGCAGCACGGCGGCGCCAGCCGTCAGCAGCACCACCTGATCACGGGTCTGCTTCCTGAATGCCGCGAGTTCCTGCGCGCGCCGTTCCTCGACCGTCAGTTCGCGCACCTTCTCCTTGGGCTTCGCGGCGGCGATCGCGGCGATCTTGGGCGGCGGCGGCGGATAGGTGATCGCGCCCTGATGCGCAACGGTCGCACCCCGGATCACATCGTCTTCCATGTTGTGCACGATCACACCGTCTTTCTTCGGCGTAAGATCGGTCAGCATGTGCCTGATGTTGGTCGAGTAAAGCGTGGATGCCTGCGCCGCCATGCGGCTTGGGAAATCGGTATAGCCGACGATGGTCACGCCATTCTCGGTGACGATCTTTTCATCCGGCACCGTCAGGTCGCAGTTGCCGCCACGTTCGGCGGCAAGATCGACGATCACCGAACCGGGCTTCATCATCTCGACCATGTCGGTGGTCCAGAGCTTTGGCGCAGGCCGGCCCGGGATCAGGGCGGTGGTGATGACGATGTCCATCTCGGGGGCCAACTCGCGGAACTTGGCCAGCTGCTTTTCCCGGAACTCGGGCGAGGACGGCGCGGCATAGCCGCCGGTGGCGGCACCGTCCTGCTTGTCCTCGAATTCTAGGAACACGAACTCGGCCCCCATGGATTCGATCTGTTCCGCCACTTCGGGGCGCACGTCGAAGGCGTGGACGATGGCGCCCAGCGAGACGGAGGTGCCGATGGCCGCAAGGCCCGCGACGCCCGCGCCCACGATCAGGACCTTGGCCGGAGGCACCTTGCCCGCCGCCGTCACCTGCCCGGTGAAGAAGCGGCCGAAGTTGTTCCCGGCCTCGATCACCGCGCGATAGCCCGCGATGTTGGCCATCGACGACAGCGCATCCATCTTCTGCGCGCGGCTGATGCGCGGCACCATGTCCATGGCGACCACGGTCGCGCCGCGTTCCCTGGCGATTTCCAGCAGTTCGGCGTTCTGGGCCGGCCAGAAGAACGAGATCAGCGTCTGGCCCGGCCGCATCGCCTGCGCCTCGGCAACCTCGGGGCCGCGCACCTTGACCACCACATCGGCGACCGCCACCACATCGTCGGCGCTGGCCAGAACCTCGACACCGGCCGCCGCATAGAGCGCGTCGGAAAACCCGGCGCGCGCACCTGCGCCGGTCTCGATGACGCAGGCGTGGCCCAGTTTCTGAAGCTGGACTGCGGAATCGGGCGTCATCGCCACCCGGTTCTCGCCGGGATAGGTTTCCCTCAAGGCTCCGATCTTCACCGTGTATCTCCCCCGTCTGGTGTCCGGGCGTCAGCTAGTGCCGAACCTCGCGCGTCCTAGCTTTCGCGACAGATTATTTCAACGGCTGATTTCCACCGCATGTCACAGCGGACTGATCCAGCGCCCCGTGCGCGCGGCCCAGATGTCATAGGAATCGCCGAACCTGCGGCGCAGCGCCATTTCCTCGGGCAGGATGAAGCGGAACTGGATCAGCGCCATGAAGAAGAAGACGAGGGGCGCGGCATGCGCGACGTCCCACCACAGGATCGCCCCGGCCAGGATCAGCGTGTCCGCCAGATAGATCGGGTTGCGGCTGAGCCGGAACACCCCGCCCGTGACCAGTGCCGCGGGCTCGCGGCGCGGAACAAGCGTGGTTCTGGCCGCCGCCATCTGCGCCGCGGCCGCCAGCATCAGCACGACCCCGATGGCGACAACCACGGCACCCACGCGCCCGCCCGCCGGGCCGAACAGGCTCCACGGGACAAGCAGGTCAAGCGACCTGGCCACGCCCAGGCAGCCAAGCAGCCATACCGGCGGCAGGTCGATCATCTCGCGAACGGTCATTCCGATGTTCCCCGCGGGCATCTGACCGACCAACCTGCCCGCTGGCAAGCACAGATCGCAGGCGCCAACAATTTCAAGCTTGAAATTTATGCGTCCTGCAGGTTCTATGGCATCAAGGGAGAAACGCATGACCGATTTCGCCGCAACGAAGGA
Encoded here:
- a CDS encoding Re/Si-specific NAD(P)(+) transhydrogenase subunit alpha yields the protein MKIGALRETYPGENRVAMTPDSAVQLQKLGHACVIETGAGARAGFSDALYAAAGVEVLASADDVVAVADVVVKVRGPEVAEAQAMRPGQTLISFFWPAQNAELLEIARERGATVVAMDMVPRISRAQKMDALSSMANIAGYRAVIEAGNNFGRFFTGQVTAAGKVPPAKVLIVGAGVAGLAAIGTSVSLGAIVHAFDVRPEVAEQIESMGAEFVFLEFEDKQDGAATGGYAAPSSPEFREKQLAKFRELAPEMDIVITTALIPGRPAPKLWTTDMVEMMKPGSVIVDLAAERGGNCDLTVPDEKIVTENGVTIVGYTDFPSRMAAQASTLYSTNIRHMLTDLTPKKDGVIVHNMEDDVIRGATVAHQGAITYPPPPPKIAAIAAAKPKEKVRELTVEERRAQELAAFRKQTRDQVVLLTAGAAVLLLAGLVAPASFMQHFIVFVLAVFVGFQVIWNVSHSLHTPLMAITNAISSIIILGALMQIGSGSYLVILLAALAVFMAGINIFGGFLVTRRMLAMFQKS
- a CDS encoding NAD(P)(+) transhydrogenase (Re/Si-specific) subunit beta → MDYGFTTAAYVVAAVLFILSLGGLSGQESAKRAVWYGITGMALAVLATLIGPGAGNWFASVVMIGMGGAIGWVVAQRVQMTEMPQLVAAMHSLVGLAAVFVGFNADIELARVLALDATARQALDGFAAVLAKKDGVEIAILRVEVFLGVFIGAVTFTGSVIAFGKLAGKVDTTARKLPGGHLLNAAAAAGSVLLGVMYFNDAGSWTLVLMTLLAFFIGYHLIMGIGGADMPVVVSMLNSYSGWAAAAIGFSLGNDLLIVVGALVGSSGAILSYIMCKAMNRSFISVILGGFGTTTGPAQQITGEQIAIDTEGVAAALNDADSIIIIPGYGMAVAQAQQSVSELTRKLRARGKTVRFAIHPVAGRLPGHMNVLLAEAKVPYDIVLEMDEINEDFPDTDVAIVIGSNDIVNPAAQEDPNSPIAGMPVLECWKAKQVFVSKRGQGTGYSGIENPLFYKENTRMFYGDAKKSLDALLPLVD
- a CDS encoding isoprenylcysteine carboxylmethyltransferase family protein; the encoded protein is MTVREMIDLPPVWLLGCLGVARSLDLLVPWSLFGPAGGRVGAVVVAIGVVLMLAAAAQMAAARTTLVPRREPAALVTGGVFRLSRNPIYLADTLILAGAILWWDVAHAAPLVFFFMALIQFRFILPEEMALRRRFGDSYDIWAARTGRWISPL